From one Phoenix dactylifera cultivar Barhee BC4 unplaced genomic scaffold, palm_55x_up_171113_PBpolish2nd_filt_p 000434F, whole genome shotgun sequence genomic stretch:
- the LOC103698112 gene encoding allene oxide synthase 2-like encodes MATKILPAVETTTPVEREMEKEAPSKLPIKSIPGSYGIPFISPIRDRLDFYYFQGQDAYFQSRVDKYGSTVVRLNVPPGPFMASDPKVVAVLDAKSFQVLFDVSKVEKKNVFTGTYMPSTALTGGFRVCSYLDPSEPNHAKVKQLLFNLLASRKSHVIPAFRTNFATLFETMEAQIDAYGKADFNKLNDDTSFEFIGEAYFGVLPSASGLGTTGPAKATKWLLFQLAPLTSVGLPKIVEEVFLHTFPLPPCLAKSDYKALYEYFSTAAKPVLDAAVTLGLSKGEACHNLLFATVFNSYGGMKVMLPGILRWLATADPSLHARLAQEIRSAVAAAGGKVTLSAVEEMELTKSVVYEALRMDPPVKFQYGKAKKDLIIESHDAAYQVKRGEMLFGYQPLATRDERVFANAGEFVADRFVGKEGKKLLKYVVWSNGPETESTSVWNKQCAGKDLVVLVGRLMLVELFLRYDTFTAEVGTQLLGIQVNFTSLTKSSPTS; translated from the coding sequence ATGGCTACTAAGATTCTGCCAGCCGTCGAAACCACCACGCCGGTGGAGCGGGAGATGGAGAAGGAAGCACCTTCGAAGCTCCCCATCAAGAGCATCCCCGGGAGCTACGGCATCCCCTTCATCTCCCCGATACGGGACCGCCTCGACTTTTACTACTTCCAGGGCCAGGACGCTTACTTCCAATCCCGGGTCGACAAGTACGGCTCCACTGTCGTCCGCCTCAACGTGCCTCCGGGCCCCTTCATGGCCTCCGACCCCAAAGTCGTGGCCGTCCTCGACGCCAAGAGCTTCCAGGTCCTCTTCGACGTGTCCAAGGTCGAGAAGAAGAACGTCTTCACGGGGACCTACATGCCCTCCACCGCCCTCACCGGCGGCTTCCGCGTCTGCTCCTACCTCGATCCCTCCGAGCCCAACCACGCCAAGGTCAAGCAGCTCCTCTTCAACCTCCTGGCCTCCCGCAAGTCCCATGTCATCCCGGCCTTCCGCACCAACTTCGCCACCCTCTTCGAAACCATGGAGGCCCAGATCGACGCCTACGGCAAGGCCGACTTCAACAAGCTCAACGATGACACCTCCTTCGAGTTCATCGGCGAGGCCTACTTCGGCGTCCTGCCCTCCGCCTCCGGCCTCGGCACCACGGGCCCCGCCAAGGCCACCAAGTGGCTCCTCTTCCAGCTCGCCCCTCTCACGTCCGTCGGCCTCCCCAAGATCGTCGAGGAAGTCTTCCTCCACACCTTTCCCCTGCCCCCTTGCCTCGCCAAATCCGACTACAAGGCCCTCTATGAGTACTTCAGCACCGCCGCCAAGCCGGTGCTCGACGCCGCCGTGACGCTCGGGCTGTCCAAGGGGGAGGCATGCCACAACCTCCTCTTCGCCACCGTGTTCAACAGCTACGGCGGCATGAAGGTGATGCTCCCGGGGATACTCCGGTGGCTGGCCACAGCCGATCCCAGTCTCCACGCCCGGCTGGCCCAGGAGATCCGGTCGGCTGTGGCGGCAGCGGGAGGGAAGGTGACGCTGTCGGCAGTGGAGGAGATGGAGCTGACGAAGTCGGTGGTGTACGAGGCCCTGAGGATGGACCCGCCCGTGAAGTTCCAGTACGGCAAGGCCAAGAAGGACCTGATCATCGAGAGCCACGATGCGGCCTACCAGGTGAAGAGGGGGGAGATGCTCTTCGGGTACCAGCCCCTGGCGACGAGGGACGAGAGGGTATTCGCCAACGCCGGGGAGTTCGTGGCGGACCGGTTCGTCGGGAAGGAGGGGAAGAAGCTTCTCAAGTATGTGGTGTGGTCCAATGGGCCGGAGACGGAGAGCACGTCGGTGTGGAACAAGCAGTGCGCGGGGAAGGACCTGGTGGTGCTGGTGGGGCGGCTAATGCTGGTGGAGCTCTTCCTCCGCTACGATACCTTCACGGCGGAGGTCGGGACGCAGCTGCTGGGGATCCAGGTCAATTTCACCTCCTTGACCAAAAGTAGCCCTACTTCCTAA